From the Falco biarmicus isolate bFalBia1 chromosome 19, bFalBia1.pri, whole genome shotgun sequence genome, one window contains:
- the C19H1orf43 gene encoding protein C1orf43 homolog, translated as MAGAGSNWLSGVNVVLVMAYGSLVFVLLFIFVKRQIMRFAMKSRRGPHVPVGQHAPKDLKEEIDIRLSRVQDIKYEPRLLAEDDSRLLQLETQGCYNYLYRMKALDAIRTSEIPFHAEGRYPKSLIGKNFCAYLLELRNSSASFKGIRKALIDTLLDGYESARYGTGVFGKTEYLKYQDALNELANMTKARGGSSQRQHQSAAKDLTLSSEVSNPATIQVTYLPSNQKSKRAKHFLELKSFKDNYNTLESTL; from the exons atGGCGGGGGCCGGCAGTAACTGGCTCTCCGGGGTTAACGTGGTGCTGGTGATGGCCTACGGTAGCCTG gtctttgtgctgctgttcatCTTTGTGAAACGCCAGATCATGCGCTTCGCCATGAAGTCCCGCCGCGGCCCCCACGTGCCTGTCGGACAGCACGCGCCCAAG gatttaaaggaagaaatcGACATTCGCCTGTCGAGGGTACAAGACATCAAGTACGAGCCCCGGCTGTTAGCTGAGGATGATAGCAGGcttctgcagctggagacaCAAG GCTGCTATAACTACCTGTACAGGATGAAGGCGCTGGATGCGATCAGAACATCTG AAATCCCGTTTCACGCAGAGGGGCGGTACCCAAAATCTTTAATAGGGAAGAACTTCTGTGCCTACTTGCTGGAACTGCGGAATTCCAGCGCCTCCTTCAAAGGCATCCGCAAAGCCTTGATCGACACCTTGCTGGATGGGTACGAGAGTGCCCGCTACGGCACTGGG GTCTTTGGGAAAACGGAATATCTGAAGTACCAGGATGCTCTGAACGAGCTGGCAAACAT gaCCAAGGCCcggggaggcagcagccagcggCAGCACCAGTCAGCAGCGAAGGACCTCACCCTTTCCTCTGAAGTCTCCAACCCCGCCACCATCCAGGTCACCTACCTGCCTTCCAACCAGAAGAGCAAACGTGCCAAACACTTCCTGGAGCTGAAGAGCTTCAAGGACAACTACAACACACTGGAGAGCACCCTGTGA